From one Coxiella-like endosymbiont genomic stretch:
- a CDS encoding NAD(P)-dependent oxidoreductase, with product MDGDDKVITHQVEKNKKRFSGFELADKTIGIIGLAKIEVQVANTAIRLGMNTVSYDPEITVQNTWELSADVI from the coding sequence TTGGATGGTGACGATAAAGTTATTACTCATCAGGTCGAAAAAAATAAGAAACGTTTTTCGGGGTTTGAATTGGCTGATAAAACTATAGGTATTATCGGCTTAGCTAAAATTGAGGTTCAAGTGGCTAATACTGCTATTCGATTAGGAATGAACACCGTCAGTTATGATCCAGAGATAACGGTCCAGAATACTTGGGAATTGTCTGCCGATGTTATTTAA
- a CDS encoding NAD(P)-dependent oxidoreductase codes for MRCSTKSDFVTVHIPLTSHTHHLINKKTIAQMKNNVVLLNFARAEIVDNEPLLKALSDNKIRNYVCDFPSVLFKKYFQVIYLPHLGTSIKEAEEN; via the coding sequence ATGAGATGTTCTACAAAAAGTGATTTCGTTACCGTGCACATTCCATTAACTTCACATACCCACCACCTTATCAATAAAAAAACCATCGCTCAAATGAAAAATAATGTCGTGCTCCTTAATTTCGCACGTGCTGAAATTGTAGATAATGAACCTTTATTAAAAGCATTATCTGATAATAAAATTAGAAATTATGTCTGTGATTTTCCTAGTGTATTATTTAAGAAATATTTCCAAGTAATCTACCTACCTCATCTTGGTACCTCTATCAAAGAAGCTGAAGAAAATTGA
- the hda gene encoding DnaA regulatory inactivator Hda, with protein MLDQLPLRINLREETTFANFYPGKNETVLHALNELLENKGESFAYLWGEPGVGRTHLLQACCHEMNSRALETMYLPLRISQLTPAILHAMETKHLICIDDIDAVLNQKDWEEALLHFYNRARESTESKLIIAGKDIPPQLNCQLADLRSRLSWDLVFQVVGLSDTEKIKALQMRAHDRGFELSDEVGQFLLRHYPRDMSLLFNLLDKLDQASLIAKRKLTIPFVKTVLEPELVEKVISYYK; from the coding sequence ATGTTAGATCAATTACCCTTACGAATTAATTTACGAGAAGAAACTACTTTCGCTAATTTTTATCCGGGTAAAAACGAAACGGTCCTACATGCACTAAACGAATTATTGGAAAATAAAGGGGAATCATTCGCTTATTTATGGGGAGAGCCAGGCGTTGGCCGAACTCACTTGCTACAAGCTTGTTGTCATGAAATGAATAGTCGTGCGCTCGAAACCATGTATTTACCTTTGCGGATATCGCAACTTACACCAGCAATTTTGCATGCTATGGAGACAAAGCATCTCATTTGTATCGACGATATTGACGCAGTATTAAATCAAAAAGATTGGGAAGAAGCACTTTTGCATTTTTACAATCGGGCGCGCGAGAGCACTGAGTCAAAATTAATTATTGCAGGCAAGGATATTCCTCCGCAATTAAATTGCCAATTAGCCGATTTACGTTCGCGTTTATCCTGGGATTTAGTTTTTCAGGTAGTTGGTTTAAGTGATACGGAAAAGATAAAAGCATTACAAATGCGTGCACATGATCGCGGTTTTGAATTGTCTGATGAAGTTGGTCAATTTTTATTGCGTCACTACCCACGCGATATGTCGTTATTATTTAATTTATTGGATAAATTAGATCAGGCCTCGTTGATTGCCAAACGTAAATTGACTATACCCTTTGTTAAAACCGTTCTTGAGCCTGAATTGGTGGAAAAAGTTATCTCATATTATAAGTAA
- a CDS encoding DUF2066 domain-containing protein — protein sequence MAIEVRDISIATIAVSDQSHQTFQKSLPQALEQVLVRMSGNVGIMTLPVIQDVLPKINNYVEKYSYLTKADEKGGQQLLLRVVFDKRAMKHFLENANQAIWSARRPLTIVWVSVPNGSQSETLASESQNPTIRTIKQVAFLRGLPIIFPAMDLEDQTSVAQSTSTLLSNPQLQIISQRYGVNSILAGAVVVDANGQLQGEWQLFLNGTPYEWQTTGTDVTQVITNGIDRAADMMANQFATFVDGKGMENLITMEVTGVQTLNDYVHVVSLLKHLSPVMKVSVSDMNADMLLLKIKTSGNLEDLVKALKSTSHLIAEGASSQPGLEAANLFYRWKASQPVSDSWTIINFSPFH from the coding sequence ATGGCCATTGAGGTTCGTGATATCAGCATTGCAACGATTGCCGTTAGTGATCAATCCCACCAAACGTTCCAGAAAAGTTTGCCGCAAGCTCTTGAACAAGTGCTGGTTCGAATGAGTGGTAATGTGGGGATAATGACTTTACCGGTCATTCAAGATGTATTGCCTAAAATCAATAACTATGTTGAAAAATATAGCTATCTGACTAAAGCCGACGAAAAGGGTGGGCAGCAGCTACTATTGCGGGTTGTGTTCGATAAACGGGCCATGAAGCATTTTCTGGAGAATGCGAACCAAGCGATTTGGAGCGCTCGCCGACCTTTGACAATAGTCTGGGTTTCCGTTCCCAATGGTTCTCAATCCGAAACACTTGCCAGTGAGAGCCAGAATCCAACGATTCGCACGATAAAGCAGGTCGCATTTTTGCGGGGTCTTCCTATTATTTTTCCGGCAATGGATCTGGAAGACCAGACCAGTGTGGCCCAATCTACCTCTACTTTGCTTTCCAATCCTCAATTACAAATAATTTCGCAGCGCTACGGTGTCAATTCTATTCTAGCAGGTGCAGTGGTTGTAGACGCTAATGGCCAGCTTCAAGGAGAATGGCAGTTATTTTTAAACGGTACCCCTTACGAATGGCAAACAACAGGCACCGATGTTACTCAAGTTATCACGAATGGTATCGACCGTGCGGCAGATATGATGGCGAATCAATTTGCTACTTTTGTTGATGGTAAGGGCATGGAGAATCTGATTACTATGGAAGTGACCGGCGTTCAAACTCTGAATGATTATGTTCACGTGGTATCGCTTTTAAAGCATTTATCACCCGTAATGAAAGTATCGGTCAGCGACATGAATGCCGATATGCTTTTACTCAAAATTAAAACGTCGGGCAATTTAGAGGATTTAGTGAAAGCTCTAAAATCCACTTCTCATCTTATCGCAGAAGGTGCTTCCTCTCAACCAGGTTTAGAGGCGGCTAATTTATTTTATCGATGGAAAGCAAGTCAGCCGGTTTCCGACTCTTGGACGATAATAAACTTTTCTCCTTTTCATTAG
- a CDS encoding formyltransferase family protein, producing the protein MPHSDFAKCSSFDQTLRKAIDKYQLKLIVLTEFMRKLSRNFVNYYERTDGQYRSIPPSQISRALIPMHACSAAGDSEHGVSVHYATKRVDGGIHYLPR; encoded by the coding sequence ATTCCTCATAGCGACTTTGCCAAGTGTAGCAGTTTTGATCAGACTCTCCGGAAGGCTATTGATAAATATCAACTCAAATTAATTGTATTAACGGAGTTCATGAGAAAACTGAGCAGGAATTTTGTAAATTATTATGAAAGGACAGATGGTCAATATCGATCCATCCCTCCTTCCCAAATATCCCGGGCCTTGATACCCATGCACGCGTGCTCGGCGGCAGGTGATAGCGAACATGGCGTCAGTGTTCATTACGCAACGAAACGGGTAGACGGGGGGATTCATTATTTGCCACGCTAA
- a CDS encoding integration host factor subunit beta codes for MVKSELINHIAAQQKTLSLKDVELSVNDILEQMSITLGHGKRIEIRGFGSFSLHYRPPRKAHNPKTGERVYTEAKYTPHFKPGKDLRDRVNNNRHRYQITEINMMDADGVVE; via the coding sequence ATGGTTAAGTCCGAACTTATCAATCATATAGCAGCACAACAAAAAACCCTCTCATTAAAAGATGTCGAACTCAGTGTTAACGATATTTTAGAGCAAATGAGTATCACTTTAGGCCATGGAAAGCGCATTGAAATCCGAGGATTTGGTAGTTTTTCTTTGCATTATCGTCCTCCGCGCAAAGCACATAACCCAAAAACAGGCGAACGAGTTTACACTGAAGCCAAATACACACCGCATTTCAAACCCGGCAAAGATTTACGGGACCGTGTTAATAACAATCGACATCGGTATCAAATCACTGAAATTAATATGATGGATGCTGATGGTGTTGTTGAATAG
- the rsmI gene encoding 16S rRNA (cytidine(1402)-2'-O)-methyltransferase, whose amino-acid sequence MSGCLYIVATPIGNRKDITLRAIETLRAVDLIAAEDTRHSKGLLQYHGINTTSLSLHEHNEVARTALLCEKLTQGYDIALISDAGSPLISDPGYRLISAVRKARIRVVPIPGACAGIVALVASGLSTERFVFEGFLPSNGEIRRKKLEALKTEPRTLIFYESVHRIENLISLLNEIFSSARMATIARELTKKFETIYTTSLSELKKWLSENSEQQKGEFVVLVEGDHPEKTKEINKENHRLLTVLLQELPLKQAVALATKISGISRKQLYPLALTIQQHHQHPSY is encoded by the coding sequence TTGTCTGGTTGTTTATACATTGTGGCCACTCCCATTGGTAATCGGAAAGATATTACCTTAAGAGCGATCGAGACGCTGAGAGCGGTTGACTTAATTGCAGCGGAGGATACTCGGCACAGCAAAGGCTTATTGCAATACCATGGAATAAATACTACTTCGCTGTCTTTACACGAACATAATGAGGTCGCTCGGACTGCTTTACTGTGTGAGAAATTAACGCAAGGATACGATATCGCCCTTATTTCTGATGCCGGCAGTCCCCTTATTAGCGATCCAGGTTATCGATTAATCAGTGCGGTGCGAAAAGCGAGGATCCGAGTGGTTCCTATTCCTGGGGCCTGCGCAGGAATCGTTGCTTTAGTTGCCTCTGGCTTGTCCACCGAACGATTTGTTTTTGAGGGATTTCTTCCTTCCAACGGAGAAATTCGCCGAAAAAAATTAGAAGCATTAAAAACAGAGCCGCGTACCCTTATTTTTTATGAATCCGTGCATCGGATTGAGAATTTGATTAGTTTATTAAACGAAATTTTCAGTTCGGCACGTATGGCCACGATAGCCCGTGAATTAACGAAAAAATTCGAAACTATTTATACTACATCCTTATCGGAATTAAAAAAATGGCTAAGCGAAAACTCAGAGCAACAAAAGGGCGAATTTGTGGTTCTTGTTGAGGGAGATCATCCGGAAAAGACAAAAGAAATAAACAAGGAAAATCACCGTTTATTAACGGTGTTGCTCCAAGAGCTACCGCTTAAACAGGCGGTAGCTTTAGCGACGAAAATCAGTGGTATTTCGCGAAAACAACTTTATCCGTTAGCGTTAACTATTCAACAACACCATCAGCATCCATCATATTAA
- a CDS encoding penicillin-binding protein activator, with protein sequence MRNGFFAAYYQAKQTLEPMPTILVFNTGYKNINAVYQNALQKGANIIVGPLTKKNIVVLVNSHTLSVPTLALNTLANVRNPYLFQFGLSPLDEATQAALRMWNDQHTHILMIIPQGSWGNEVAQAFQTQWESLGDKISAQLIYKVNANLNNEIRQLLNIDKSELRERHLKHVLYEKIRFIPRRREDFDAIFLVSNPSQVRQIIPLLRFYYAGDVPIYATSAIYSPSVIIDHDLDGVIFDDMPWVLGPEQLPLSLQQTQERIRTLWPNSYNQNSRLYALGVDAYQILPKLRKMTLISQYHTNGATGVLYLLPNQQIYRQLLWAKIINGQPCLIK encoded by the coding sequence ATTCGTAATGGGTTTTTCGCCGCCTATTATCAAGCAAAGCAAACCTTAGAGCCAATGCCAACGATTTTGGTGTTCAATACAGGTTATAAAAATATTAACGCTGTTTACCAAAATGCTCTCCAAAAAGGGGCCAATATTATTGTAGGCCCACTTACTAAAAAGAATATCGTTGTACTTGTCAATTCTCACACGCTATCGGTCCCCACATTAGCTTTAAATACTTTAGCTAACGTGAGGAATCCTTATTTATTCCAATTTGGATTGTCCCCACTGGATGAAGCCACTCAAGCGGCGCTACGAATGTGGAATGACCAGCATACGCATATTCTTATGATCATACCGCAGGGAAGTTGGGGAAATGAAGTTGCTCAAGCCTTTCAAACACAATGGGAATCTCTGGGCGACAAAATAAGTGCACAATTAATTTATAAAGTTAACGCGAATTTAAACAATGAAATTCGTCAATTATTGAATATCGACAAATCGGAACTTCGGGAACGACATCTTAAGCACGTACTGTATGAAAAAATACGCTTTATTCCGCGTCGGCGAGAAGATTTTGACGCTATTTTTCTGGTTTCCAACCCTAGTCAGGTAAGACAAATTATTCCGTTGCTTCGCTTTTATTATGCAGGTGATGTTCCTATCTATGCAACTTCGGCCATTTACTCTCCCAGCGTAATTATCGACCACGATTTGGATGGAGTGATATTTGACGATATGCCTTGGGTTTTAGGTCCTGAACAATTGCCCTTATCCCTTCAACAAACTCAGGAACGAATACGTACACTCTGGCCAAATTCCTATAATCAAAACTCTCGCCTCTATGCATTGGGAGTTGATGCCTATCAAATTTTGCCTAAGCTACGTAAAATGACTTTAATTTCTCAATACCATACCAATGGCGCCACCGGCGTCTTATATTTACTGCCTAATCAGCAAATTTATCGCCAGCTCTTATGGGCAAAAATAATTAATGGCCAACCGTGCTTAATCAAATAA
- a CDS encoding phosphoheptose isomerase, translating into MDLFQRIKHNFNESVQTKITSAEILVDPIAQAGELMVQCLLSNHKILSCGNGGSAADAQHFSSEMLNRFEAERPSLPAIALTTDASTVTSIANDYSYDEIFSRQIKGLGANGDILLAISTSGRSKNILNAIDAAHQREMKVIALTGRDGGGEIATLLTANDIEIRVPVESTARIQETHLLIIHCLCDIIDHQLFESGE; encoded by the coding sequence ATGGACTTGTTTCAACGTATTAAACACAATTTCAATGAAAGCGTTCAAACTAAAATAACATCCGCTGAAATATTAGTCGATCCCATTGCTCAAGCAGGGGAGTTAATGGTTCAGTGTTTGCTTTCGAATCATAAAATTCTAAGTTGTGGCAATGGTGGATCTGCAGCGGATGCACAACATTTTTCATCGGAAATGCTAAATCGGTTTGAAGCAGAACGCCCGAGTCTTCCAGCTATTGCACTTACTACCGACGCCTCTACCGTCACATCAATCGCAAACGATTACAGCTACGACGAAATCTTCTCTCGACAAATTAAAGGGCTTGGAGCAAACGGCGATATTTTATTAGCCATTAGCACTAGCGGCCGTTCAAAAAATATTCTTAATGCTATAGATGCTGCTCATCAGCGTGAAATGAAGGTCATTGCATTGACGGGACGGGATGGAGGAGGAGAAATTGCCACTTTGTTAACTGCCAATGACATCGAGATCCGAGTTCCTGTAGAATCTACAGCTCGTATTCAAGAAACTCATTTACTGATTATTCACTGTCTTTGTGACATTATCGACCACCAACTATTTGAATCGGGCGAATAA
- a CDS encoding BON domain-containing protein translates to MKKIIILLTLVFLLVGCVPAALVAGVASATLAGAVIYDQRTYRTINQDHNARSIIQYRLDNDPLLNDPLLKGQSHITISVFNNMALLVGQAKTSKIRNRAYQIVEKASHIRRIYNEITIGTPFLRYNKLSIRGSLLKSERLC, encoded by the coding sequence ATGAAAAAAATAATAATTTTATTAACACTTGTTTTTCTTCTTGTAGGCTGCGTTCCTGCTGCGTTAGTAGCAGGTGTTGCTAGTGCTACGCTCGCTGGGGCCGTGATCTATGATCAGCGAACTTATCGAACGATCAACCAGGATCATAATGCCCGATCGATCATCCAATACCGCTTAGATAATGATCCTCTCTTAAATGATCCTCTCTTAAAAGGACAGTCTCATATTACCATTTCGGTATTCAATAATATGGCGCTGCTCGTAGGACAAGCTAAAACATCCAAAATTCGCAATCGCGCTTATCAAATTGTAGAAAAAGCTTCACACATCCGACGAATTTATAACGAAATTACTATTGGAACCCCCTTTCTCCGGTACAACAAGCTGTCGATTCGTGGATCACTACTAAAATCCGAACGGCTATGTTAG